AACGGCGAACGTTGCTCCGGCTCAGATTGTGATGGCGACCGTCAGTGGTGAGGGTAAAGGTAAAGGGACTGGTTCGATCAGGTCGAAGGGGTCCGGTTCCAAGTTTGTGATCGAAGATGAGGGTGTTCACTTATCTGTGGGAGATGAAGAGGAACGTGCTGAAAATTTGAAGGagggtggtgatgatggtgatgaggAAGAGGAGAACGAGGATGGAGAGCCTCAAAATTCTTTGAAAAGGAAAAGGGCTTCGTCTAAGTCTGGTCCGAAACCTAGACAGAAGAAAACGAAGACGGATTTTAAGACTATTActttagatgatgatgatgaccaaGTTACTGGATTCTCTGCTGCTGGAGGCGTGTTAGAAAACTTAGATGCTCATCTTCATAGGGGTCGTACCCCTAGGGACCATCCAAAAAACATTCCGTCGAGCCCATTGTCTTTCGGGGGAGGAGGCATCAAGGTTGTTGCTGATGTTCGTACCTTCGATCCTAAGAAGATCGAACCTTCTCCTTCGGGTAAGTTCACCACGGGGGTTGCTTCTAATGTGTCAAGGCCGAGTCCCAAGCCTGTTGATGGTGGGGACAGTGCCTCTTCGTCCCCTTTATGGTTTAACACTGAAGCTGTTTTCTTATCACGGGAGTTAGGTTTGGGCGGCATTGAGGATATGGATTCAACTCGGGCATTGGAGAAGTATGTTCCGGTGTGGTCGTTGACGAACAAGGACCGGATAGTGGATGCTTTGTCAGCGAAAATGGCGTTATTCCATTTTGGGACTCCGGCTGAGCACTCTCATTATCGGAAGATGAGTGGCCCAGAGCTTGGAAATGCACTTATGGTAAACCAAGCCCAGTCTAACTCATTGGTGGTAGAGTCGTATAAACGTTGGATTGAGTCGGAATCAACTTGTAACAAACTCCGACGCGAAATTGCCAATTTGGAAAAGGAAGATAATGTTTGCTTGAAAACAAAACAAGAATTGAGCTCTCTTCGGTCTCAAATTGATCTTTTAAAAGAGCAAAACTTAGAAGCCAAGGAAGTTAACAAATCGTCCCAAGCCTCGGCTGCGGCCGCTTATGAGGCTCGAGATAAAGCTCTTCAAGATTTGGAAACTTTTAAGTCAAAATTTGCCGACTTGGAGAAGAAGTTATCTGGTGTAGAGAAAAAACATGCGGCCGAGCTGAAGGAAATGCAGACATCTCACGATCAACTTCTGGCTGATTATCACCGCCTAGTTGATGGTATGTTCACAATCttcttatctttttttttttttgctcccCTTTTTCGACCCATTGAATCTTGTTTCTTTGTAGCTAAAGATGAAGTAGAGAGAGCTCGTGACAGGGAGATCGAGTCACATAAAGCAACGATCGATGAGGCAAAAGGGATGTTGATTCGGTGTGAGCGTGATATGATTGAATCGTATGCCCAATTGTCAGAGCTTAAACTCACCAAGCAATGGTTCTTAACAGACGGGGTCGCGTGGGTTGTCAAACTGGTGCATCAAAGCCCGGAACTGGAGAAAGTTGTTGCGGATTTGGTGAACAGTGTCAACGCAGTCGGAGCGAACGAAGGTATTAAGCACGGCTTTGAAGCCGCGAAGGGACCTGCTCGATCTTTCGAGGAAGTTCCAGGGTATGATGGGGATGCTCAAGACAAGTTAGATGCTACGGTAAAAGCTTTTGAAAATTTCAACATCTCTGTACTTGGGAAGATTGCTGATCTGGTGGACGAACCCTTGTCCGTCATCAAGCAGCAAAGCGAATTTCCCATAGTGAAAGAAGACTTGGAAGTTTGAAGTTTCGATCTTTCTCATCATATAGCTTTTGGCTTTTGTTTGCTACTGTAACCGTACATTTTTAAACATATACTTTTCTTTGTCATATAACTACTACAACTTTTGCTTGAACTGCTCGACTGTTATGTTTTGTACGGAATCGGATCTTGCCATTAGTTATTCATTCCTGGCTACTTGGTTTTTAGTTTGCGTCCAAACTTAAACTGTTCGACCAGGTTTTTAGTTGTTTGATTGTAATCGGGCCGTTTTAGGTACGGACCGCTTTGCTCGATAgatttttttatttcttaaacTATTTGAGCCTTCTCGATCGGCGCGAGGCATGGGTCGAGGCCCGTTTGTGCACGTTTTTAGAAATTGTTCGAACTTATAAATATGCTATTTTATACTCATAAAAGTACAGATCGCTTTATTCATTAATTTGCGAGTTGTTGGTCCGGGGCAAAACCCTCCCGGTTTACAAAGAGAACGGAGAAAATACCGGGGCATTACCCTCCCGGATTACATATGGAAAttggaaaaataaaaaataacagaTAGCGATCTTTTTAAGCCGTAGCAGGCCGCTTACATGAAACATTTCTTTAAATGCACCCCGTTCCACGTCCGGGGTACTGGCGTTCCATCAATTTTTTCCAACATATACGAGCCCTTATCGCTAGCTTCTTTAACTCGGTACGGTCCCTCCCATTTTGGGGCTAGCTTGCCGGGAGCCTCGATGCGGCTCGCATCGTTGTTTCGGAGCACATAATCTCCGACCTTGAACTTGTAGAACTTAGCCCGAGCATTATAGTATTTTTCAATCTTCTTCTTGTACCGGGCCTCCTTGATTGCCGCAATGTTCCGGCGCTCTTCTAACAGGTCAAGgttggaccggagttcacgttcATTTTCCTCCCAATTCTTGCACCTCTGATTTGGGAGTCCGATCTCGGCGGGAATCACTGCTTCAGTACCGTAGGTAAGACTAAACGGTGTTTCTCCGTTGCTGGTCTTGTGCAGTGTTCGGTGCGCCCATAGGACATTTGGCAACTCGTCCGCCCAGCCTTTTCCCTCGTAACCTAGCCTTCTTTTTATTCCATCGACGATGCGTCGATTTATCTGTTCGACCTGTCCGTTGCCCTAAGGGTGAGCAACCGAGGAAAAGACTTGGTTGATTTTTAGATTTTCATACCATCGCTTGAAGGGGTTCTCTGCAAACTTCTTTGCATTGTCACTTATGATGTAGAGTGGAAGACCGAATCGGCATACTATTTGTTCCCAGAAGAATCGTGTCACATTGTAGCCGGAGATGATTGTAAACGGTCgagcttccacccacttggtgaaataatccaCCGCGACTAACAGATATTGAGCGCTTCCGCTTGATCTTGGAAAAGGTCCGACGATATCAACGCCCCACTTTTGGAAGGGCCATGCAGCGGTTACTGGTATCATTTCGTTTTTGGCTCGAAGGCTGGTTGGTGCATGCCTTTGGCATTCGTCACACTGTTGGAGCTCTTTCACGGCGCTTTcatgcatcccgggccagtaataccctgCGTTTTTGACTTTTGTCATGATCATCTTAGGTCCGGCATGGATACCACAGATGCCGTAGTGTATTTCCCTGATGATATAGCTAGCTTGCTCCGGGTCCAGACACTTTAGCAGTGGTCCGAGAAAGGTCTTTCGGTATAAGCCTCCTTCCTGCATCTGATACTGGAGGGAGTTGACTTGGATCTTTCTTGCTTCCGCTTTATCGACCGGCAAAACGTCATGCACCAAATAGTTAATTATTGGCGTCATCCATGTTTGTGATGGTGCCTCGACCTGCATTAGTTGCGGAGCTGCGATTGAAGGTGTAGCTAGAACTTCGACTCTCACTTCTTTGGCTAGGTGACTGAATGATACCGATGCCAACTTGCTCAACGCATCCGCCTTCTTGTTCTTGCTACGGGGGATATGCTCGACCCTACATGCTTCGAATGATGCCATCGCCTGCTTTACCTGTTCAAGATATTCGACCATGTTTGCTTCCCTCGCCTCATATTCTCCGTTTACCTGATTTGCTACAAGCAGCGAATCCACATGGGCTATAACATTTTTTGCTCCGACTCTCTGCGCTAGGCGTAGGCCAGCTAGgagggcttcatactcagcttcgTTATTTGAACTCTTGAATTCTAGCCGGAGTGCATACGTTATATCCGTTCCGTCTGGATCGGTGAGAATTAGGCCCGCTCCTGCTCCTTCGGCACTAGAAGCGCCGTCGGTATACAAGGACCACGGCTTTTCTGGAGCTTTTTCTACCTCTTCAGTTCCTTTCTCCTCCGGTATTTCGACCAAAAAATCTGCTATTACTTGTCCTTTCAACGGACCTTTAGTTCGGAAGGTGATGTTGAATGCGCCCAATTCAATCGCCCATTTTGCCATTCGACCCGAGACCTCAGGTCGTCGGAGAACGTGTTGGATTCTTTGGTCTGTTCGTACCTCAATTGGATGGGCCTGAAAGTATCGGCGAAGTCTTCTTGAAGCATGGACCAGAGCCAAGGCTAATTTTTCCAAGTTTGAATATCTTGTTTCGTAATCTTTTAACGTTCGGCTTACGTAATAAATGGGGATTTGTTTTCCAGTTCGGTGAGCGACTAACACTGCACTGATGGCTCCGAACGATGCGGCTAAGTATACCATTAACACCTCATCTTCTTCTGGTACGGTGAGAGTTGGCAAGGTGCCCAAACAGGTTTTAAGCTCTTCGAAAGCTCGTGCGGCCTCTTCCGTCCTTTTGGACTCCGATCTAAAGCTTTTTCTCAGAACATCCATGAACGGGAGCGATCGGTCTGCTGCTTTTGACAAGAACCGATGGAGGGCAGCCAATCGCCCGTTTAAGGACTGAATTTCTTTAACCGACGTCGGAGGCTTCATTGTGAGAACAGCATCAATCTTGTCGGGGTTGGCTCGTAAGCCTTTTGATCCGACCATGACTCCCAGAAATTTACCTTCCTCTACCCCGAACGTACATTTTTttggattcagcttcatgttgaTGCTTCGGAGTCGGGTAAACGTTTCGAGTATGTCTTTTAGCATGGCGGCCTCATCGTGACTTTTGATCacgatgtcatcaacgtatacttCTACGTTTCGCTCGATCTGATCCTTAAAAGCTTTGTTCATCAAACGCTGATACGTAGCACCGGCGTTTTTCAAACCGAACGGCATTTTAGTAAAGCAATACACTCCTTCATTGGTGACAAAGGCCGTCTTATCCTCATCTTCGACCGCCATTTGTATTTGATGATATCCCTTGTAAGCATCCAAAAAACACTTTAACCTGAACGTAGCGACGGAGTCAATCTTCTCGTCAATCTCCGGTAGAGGAAAACAATCTTTTGGGCACGCATTGTTTAAATCGGtgaaatcgatgcacattctccaTGAATTATCTTTCTTCCGTACCATGACGGGGTTTGATACCCATGTTTGATACCGAACCTCTCGAATGATTCCTGCGTCTAGGAGGCTTTTAACATCTTTTGCAATGGCTTTGGCTCGATCCGGCGCCATGTGCCTTTTCCTTTGTGCTATTGGTTTGATGGATTCTTTTACATTCAGGTGATGTTGTGCCATAGATCTAGGGACTCCCTGCATATCGGAGTGCTTCCATGCAAAGACGTCTATCGAGTTACTTAACAACTCCCATAAAAGCTTCTTTGTTCGTTTTGAGAGCTGGGCGCCAATGGCTACTTGTTGTTCGGGGAAATCCGGGTTGATTGCCCAAAGTTCCGTAGGTACTTCGGACTTTTTGGAGCTCGTTTCCGCAGCGTGTCTCACTTCGGCGACAAGCGAATTCGACTCTGAGCATATAGTGGCAACTCCGGCCTCGGTAGGGAATTTAATAGCTCCGTGTATTGTCGAGCTGATTGCTCCGAGAGCTCGCAACCCGGGTCGTCCAAGTATTATGTTGTGTGAAGAATGAGTTCGAACGACTAAGAAAGTTAGCGGTACTGTTCTACTTTTGCTACCGTCTTTGAATGTGGTCGGGAGAGTAATCTGTCCAATCGGACGGACTACCTCTCCTGAGAAACTTATCAAGGGGGTAGATACTTCGATCAACTTCCTTTTTGTTTGGGGATTCAACTGCTGGAAGCATTGGATATACATGATCTCAAAAGCGCTTCCTCCGTCCACATAAATTCGTCGAACCAGATGTCCGGCGACAACAGCTGAAATTGTAATCGGTCCGTCCCGAGCATCATCGGGGTCGACCGGAGGGAAGTACGTTGGTTGGTGCATCCATGCCGCCATATGCTGGTTCGATCGCTTTACCCCTCTTGGTTCGGCGGACCGGATCATGTTGATTCCGGGCTCGGTGTTCGGATTATCAACTGCTGTTGCTGGCTTTTTTCCATCTTTTACTTCTTTTACAAGATGTGAGAGTTTACCGGGATCGAACGGCCTTTTCGATTTCTTGCTTTAGAGCCCAACATTCATCAGTTGTGTGGCCTTTGTCTCGGTGATACTCGCAATATTTCTTGGAGTGCTTATCCGAGGTGGGTCGTTGTTTCGAAGGCGTAGGGAAACGAGTAGTCTCCGTGCTGAGGATTTCGCTCGGCGACTTTGTTAATTCGGAGAAACTGTTGAATCGCACGTTTCCCGTCCGGAAACTGCTTCGATCGGACTTTTGATACGGGCCACGGCTTCTGTTCCAGTTAGTGGACCTATCTTTTGGTGGTGATGCGTTTCGTTTCCACGATGCGGTTCGTGCTTTGGAGTTCCTGACGGTTGCTTCATTCGGCTGGCCGCAAGCACTCTTCCCTCGAACAAAAGCTCGAGCTCTTTCCATGAGTATCTCCATGGTTTTTGGGAGATCTTCATGAAGTTTTTCCACCAACTGATTGTTCCGCACCCCGTGACAGAATCCCGAAACTCGGAGCTGATCAACTGCTCCGCTTATCTGCATACTTTCTCGGTTGAAACGGTCTATAAAATCCTCTACAGATTCTCCATCGCGGCGTTTTATGTGATGTACCTCAGTAATGTCTTTTTTGCAACGACGCTGCTGACAAAAGTTTTGCAAAAATATACGTCGGAAATCCTCAAAGTGGTCGATCGACCCTTCTGGCAACCCATCAAACCACACCCTGGCCGATCCGGTGAGAGTTTGGGCGAACATAAGACACCAAGCCGGCATAGGCCACTGCTCGACCTTAGCCGCTCCGGCAAACGCGAACATGTGGTCGTCCGGATCGGACGTACCATCGTAAAATTTCAACGTGGGAGGCATCTTCAGCTTAGCTGGGAGCGGGGCGTTGACGATCCGCAACGTAAACTTTGATTGTGAAGTCATAGACGTGGGATGGTATGGCATGAGCAGCTCTTGGTCTTGGGGGTTTAAACCCACAGATCCCTGGAGAAACAGGTCGTTTAGACCGTTATTCATCGGAGCACTTGTTACCGAGGAAAATTGCGTAATATGCGGTATAGGGGTGGAGATCATAGAACTTACCAGAGATCCGGAAACGAAAGGTCTGACGGAGACAGGGTTCCCCCCTGGATAGGCATTGGTAAACAAGTTTGCTCGGAGACTTTGCAGCATCTCATCTCTCTGTTGCTGCTGCTGCAATTGACGCAACAGATCGGCGTTCCTTAAAAGAAAAGCATTGTCGAAATTAGGTAATGGCGTGATGACTGGGGCAGTGACAGACAGCTTGGTGACGGAACTTCCACCTACAGGATTTGCAGCTGGAGGAACCGACGCAGAGCCTAACGAGGCTGCTGAGGCGACAACTGCTGCTGGAGCAATTGTGGAGTTAGCGTTTCCGTCCCATATATCACTGTAAGATGGGAAGGTATTGGTGGAGACTGCTGTCGCTAATTCTGCCATGACTTCGAAAAAATGAGAACAAAGAAATGAATTATGTGAATTCGAGGGGATGGCGCCACTGAAGACTCAAGAACCAGTTGATACGAGCTGGTCAGAGTATAGCTTCAGATGACCCGGCAAGAAACCTGCAAGATCACAAGAGACAagcacaccgttagcctcgtcacagggaggggggcctctctgtgaccaagctcgggcgtgagaataagtatttgtgaggaggaaataagtcagggagagagagaggagagattAGGGAGAGAGAGTAGCGATTACCCATTGCTGGAAGCCTTGGCGGGGTATTTATAGCTTTTGGGTATGCTGATGTGGCAAGTTAGTTAGAGTTGGACCAGTCGCTATCATGGCGGTTATGGAGGTGGGACCCAGTTAGTTATGTCGCACCATCATAATGTCCGGCCCGTTTTATAATGCAAGGTCCGGTCCGATCTTAGTATGCCGTGATTCGGTCCGGTCAGGGACGTATCCTCATCACTATACAAAACAAATCTTTATTTCTCGTTTAACTTTATTGCATTATAATTGAAAGTTTTATTTTGAACAGCTCTAACATGCTCATATGAACTCTTCAAACCCACCTATCTTGTATAAATAGGAAGTGTTGTCACATGCCAACTAAAGTTTTTGCAAAAACTTTATGTACGTTTGAGGCACGATGTAAGATATTTTTAACTCGTAGGGCGGAAACATGAAAACCGAAAGAGAAAAGTGTTGAGTGAACGAGTATATTATTGAATAAGGATAAGTCATCACATCAAGTTCCCTTGCTTCTGGAATTCTAAATTTGCCAGCTATAATCATATATCTAAAATTTAGAAAATgacatatataataaaattaaataaatacatGACATTAGATAATAAATCATTTACGCGCTTTTGCACTAAAATTAGAATGGCTAGAGATTGCGAAAGTTGGGAGAAAATCATCATTCTTGAAATCAAAGCTCTAAATGATGGACTCCGGGTCCAAGAAGTATGATAACAATTGAATTAGCTTCGTATCACTTACACTTACATGACATGTAACGACCAAGGCTCTACTTCTAAAGGTGTGCGCTCATCAAGACTTCAGTCCTAAAGCCATGATGCACGAATTTGAGCTCTCGGTTAGGCATAACGTTTAACATTAACTCAAACTTCTTGTAAATGATTAAGGATTTGAAACAACTTGAAGAGAAAAAGTAAGC
Above is a window of Helianthus annuus cultivar XRQ/B chromosome 14, HanXRQr2.0-SUNRISE, whole genome shotgun sequence DNA encoding:
- the LOC110883274 gene encoding uncharacterized protein LOC110883274, which encodes MAAWMHQPTYFPPVDPDDARDGPITISAVVAGHLVRRIYVDGGSAFEIMYIQCFQQLNPQTKRKLIEVSTPLISFSGEVVRPIGQITLPTTFKDGSKSRTVPLTFLVVRTHSSHNIILGRPGLRALGAISSTIHGAIKFPTEAGVATICSESNSLVAEVRHAAETSSKKSEVPTELWAINPDFPEQQVAIGAQLSKRTKKLLWELLSNSIDVFAWKHSDMQGVPRSMAQHHLNVKESIKPIAQRKRHMAPDRAKAIAKDVKSLLDAGIIREVRYQTWVSNPVMVRKKDNSWRMCIDFTDLNNACPKDCFPLPEIDEKIDSVATFRLKCFLDAYKGYHQIQMAVEDEDKTAFVTNEGVYCFTKMPFGLKNAGATYQRLMNKAFKDQIERNVEVYVDDIVIKSHDEAAMLKDILETFTRLRSINMKLNPKKCTFGVEEGKFLGVMVGSKGLRANPDKIDAVLTMKPPTSVKEIQSLNGRLAALHRFLSKAADRSLPFMDVLRKSFRSESKRTEEAARAFEELKTCLGTLPTLTVPEEDEVLMVYLAASFGAISAVLVAHRTGKQIPIYYVSRTLKDYETRYSNLEKLALALVHASRRLRRYFQAHPIEVRTDQRIQHVLRRPEVSGRMAKWAIELGAFNITFRTKGPLKGQVIADFLVEIPEEKGTEEVEKAPEKPWSLYTDGASSAEGAGAGLILTDPDGTDITYALRLEFKSSNNEAEYEALLAGLRLAQRVGAKNVIAHVDSLLVANQVNGEYEAREANMVEYLEQVKQAMASFEACRVEHIPRSKNKKADALSKLASVSFSHLAKEVRVEVLATPSIAAPQLMQVEAPSQTWMTPIINYLVHDVLPVDKAEARKIQVNSLQYQMQEGGLYRKTFLGPLLKCLDPEQASYIIREIHYGICGIHAGPKMIMTKVKNAGYYWPGMHESAVKELQQCDECQRHAPTSLRAKNEMIPVTAAWPFQKWGVDIVGPFPRSSGSAQYLLVAVDYFTKWVEARPFTIISGYNVTRFFWEQIVCRFGLPLYIISDNAKKFAENPFKRWLGYEGKGWADELPNVLWAHRTLHKTSNGETPFSLTYGTEAVIPAEIGLPNQRCKNWEENERELRSNLDLLEERRNIAAIKEARYKKKIEKYYNARAKFYKFKVGDYVLRNNDASRIEAPGKLAPKWEGPYRVKEASDKGSYMLEKIDGTPVPRTWNGVHLKKCFM